Proteins from a single region of Limosilactobacillus fermentum:
- the fucP gene encoding L-fucose:H+ symporter permease has product MDNLKKQSWVQYDDGYLSKTPVWQYILVSLIFPMWGMAASLNDILITQFKTVFTLSDTATAFVQSAFYGGYFLIALPASYIIRKNTYKTAIMTGLTFFIIGCALFFPASHMATYGMFLAAIFVIAIGLSFLETSCDTYSTMMGPREFANRRINISQTLIPFGDAMGIILGKYLIFSGHSNLQNESAGLNAAQKMALNKEVLALTLRPYKYILFVLLILLVLVAITKMPYGKAKADAKTANQPSMGESLNYLFHNWRFMKAVGAQFLYVGIQTCVWSFTIRLALRIVPGISDHAATNYMIISYMVWFVGKLFANWFMNRYSITKTMIWYCVLGTIVLLLTCSIHSPLAIWGAVATSFFFGPVYPTVYAHGLDQIEEKQHTETGGALMVMSLVGGAALPVIMGRVSDLTGSMQFSFIVPAIGFALILWFFLSEHKIAKKEAQKA; this is encoded by the coding sequence ATGGATAACTTAAAGAAGCAGTCGTGGGTTCAATATGACGACGGCTACCTCAGCAAGACGCCGGTTTGGCAATACATTTTAGTTTCGTTGATCTTCCCAATGTGGGGGATGGCAGCGTCACTTAACGATATTTTGATCACGCAGTTCAAGACGGTCTTTACGTTGAGCGATACGGCAACTGCCTTCGTTCAATCGGCCTTTTACGGTGGGTACTTCTTGATCGCCCTTCCTGCGTCATACATTATTCGGAAGAACACGTACAAGACAGCTATTATGACCGGTTTGACATTCTTCATTATTGGTTGTGCGCTGTTCTTCCCGGCTTCTCACATGGCAACCTACGGGATGTTCTTAGCGGCCATCTTCGTTATCGCCATTGGTTTGAGTTTTTTGGAAACTTCTTGTGACACTTACTCAACGATGATGGGGCCGCGTGAGTTTGCCAACCGGCGGATTAACATCTCCCAAACTTTGATTCCGTTCGGGGATGCCATGGGGATCATCTTAGGGAAGTACCTGATCTTTAGCGGTCACAGTAACTTGCAAAATGAGTCTGCTGGTTTGAACGCTGCACAAAAGATGGCACTAAACAAGGAAGTCCTTGCCCTGACGCTTCGTCCGTACAAGTACATCTTGTTTGTTCTGTTGATCCTGTTAGTATTGGTAGCAATTACGAAGATGCCATACGGGAAGGCGAAGGCGGACGCTAAGACTGCTAACCAACCAAGTATGGGTGAATCCTTAAACTACCTGTTCCACAACTGGCGCTTCATGAAGGCGGTTGGGGCCCAATTCCTTTACGTTGGGATCCAGACCTGTGTATGGTCCTTCACCATTCGTTTGGCACTGCGGATTGTTCCGGGGATTTCTGACCATGCCGCAACTAACTACATGATCATTAGCTACATGGTATGGTTTGTTGGGAAGCTCTTTGCCAACTGGTTCATGAACCGTTACTCCATTACCAAGACGATGATTTGGTACTGTGTATTAGGGACGATTGTTCTTCTGCTGACTTGCTCAATTCACTCACCATTGGCAATCTGGGGTGCCGTTGCGACTAGTTTCTTCTTCGGCCCAGTTTACCCAACGGTTTACGCTCACGGGTTGGACCAGATCGAAGAAAAGCAACACACCGAAACTGGTGGTGCCCTGATGGTTATGTCCCTCGTTGGTGGGGCAGCCCTTCCGGTTATCATGGGTCGTGTTTCTGACCTGACTGGTTCCATGCAATTCTCCTTCATCGTTCCGGCAATTGGTTTTGCCCTGATCCTGTGGTTCTTCCTTTCTGAACACAAGATCGCTAAGAAGGAAGCTCAAAAGGCTTAA
- the rbsD gene encoding D-ribose pyranase encodes MKKSGILNSEVASVVAGMGHMDWLSIGDAGMPVPMGTKKIDLCVDKELPTFMQILENVLKEMKVQKIYLADEIKDQNPEQLENIKQALPDVEIEFMPHTDLKKNLAKTHAFIRTGEMTPYSNIILESGVTF; translated from the coding sequence ATGAAGAAGAGTGGAATTTTAAATTCAGAAGTAGCATCTGTCGTTGCTGGCATGGGACACATGGACTGGTTATCAATTGGTGATGCCGGGATGCCAGTTCCGATGGGGACGAAGAAGATTGACCTGTGCGTAGACAAGGAATTGCCTACGTTCATGCAAATCTTGGAAAACGTTCTGAAGGAAATGAAGGTTCAAAAGATCTACTTAGCAGATGAAATCAAGGACCAAAACCCAGAACAATTAGAAAACATCAAGCAGGCACTGCCAGATGTTGAAATTGAGTTTATGCCACACACGGATTTGAAGAAGAACTTAGCTAAGACGCATGCATTTATTCGGACGGGTGAGATGACGCCGTACTCAAACATCATTCTTGAGTCCGGGGTAACCTTCTAA
- the rbsK gene encoding ribokinase, which translates to MSNKVAVLGSINVDTTYHVHRFPEPGETLAATDKSSAPGGKGANQAVAAVRSGSETYFIGMVGADSEGKFMRDALQEDHIDTTNVGNDPRHGTGTALVTLDENGQNDIMVYGGANQAMTKDVLSKSEEVMKKVDFLITQFETPQTVALEAFKMAKANGVITVLNPAPATEILPELLEYTDIIAPNETESALLTGIEITDDASLDQTAEYFRAKGVGVTLVTLGSKGAYYSTKDGSGTVPAFKVKAIDTTAAGDTFIGALISQLLPDFSNLADAITYAQRASSLTVQGMGAMPSIPTFDQVQEALK; encoded by the coding sequence ATGTCAAACAAAGTTGCTGTTCTTGGAAGCATCAATGTTGATACGACTTATCACGTTCACCGTTTCCCAGAACCTGGTGAAACGCTAGCTGCAACGGATAAGAGTTCAGCGCCTGGTGGTAAGGGAGCGAACCAAGCAGTCGCTGCAGTCCGTTCTGGGTCAGAGACGTACTTCATTGGAATGGTTGGCGCAGACTCCGAAGGGAAGTTCATGCGTGATGCCTTACAAGAAGATCACATTGACACGACGAACGTGGGGAATGACCCGCGCCACGGTACGGGGACTGCGCTAGTTACTTTAGATGAAAATGGCCAAAATGACATCATGGTTTATGGTGGGGCTAACCAAGCGATGACTAAGGACGTTCTTAGTAAGAGCGAGGAAGTGATGAAGAAGGTCGACTTTTTGATCACCCAATTTGAAACACCACAGACTGTTGCCTTAGAAGCATTTAAGATGGCGAAGGCAAATGGTGTTATTACAGTTTTGAATCCAGCACCGGCAACGGAAATCCTGCCGGAGTTGCTGGAATACACGGACATCATTGCTCCTAACGAAACGGAAAGTGCTTTGCTGACTGGGATTGAGATCACGGATGATGCATCACTGGATCAAACTGCTGAGTACTTCCGTGCCAAAGGGGTTGGCGTAACCCTAGTAACCCTAGGTTCAAAGGGGGCCTACTACTCAACTAAGGATGGTTCCGGAACGGTACCAGCCTTCAAGGTAAAGGCAATTGATACTACCGCAGCAGGGGATACTTTTATTGGGGCGTTAATTTCACAATTGTTACCGGACTTCTCGAACTTGGCAGACGCCATTACCTACGCTCAGCGCGCATCGAGTTTGACGGTTCAAGGGATGGGGGCAATGCCATCAATCCCAACGTTTGACCAAGTTCAAGAAGCATTGAAGTAG
- a CDS encoding IS30 family transposase produces the protein MSTTILSFQNRVVIETLHNEGRSLRYIANYLGFSKATIFNELHRLNSEYRAELAQTDFERKVSQRGRKSSLTKNLKHLIEEKIQVQKWSPEQVAHVVGVAYKTVYNWIDQGWLDIQLPDLPDHGIRRHRAKEKRGTFNHGRSIEERPHKVETRQEFGHFEADTVLSGKRKGQAVATFVERKSRLTIVKRLHGRDSRSMTQAVLELASQLQGKLKTLTVDHGKEFANYQTIEQLTGTQVYFAHAYSPHERGSNENRNRVLRRFIPKGQAIEELSDYQLVQINWYLNSRPLKCLNWHTPIEIFLLNLRH, from the coding sequence ATGAGCACCACTATTTTATCATTCCAGAACCGTGTTGTCATTGAAACGCTCCATAATGAAGGACGTTCCTTGCGATACATCGCTAACTACTTAGGCTTTAGTAAGGCCACCATCTTTAACGAACTTCACCGGCTAAATAGTGAGTACCGGGCTGAGCTAGCGCAAACTGACTTTGAACGCAAGGTTAGTCAACGGGGGCGGAAGTCTTCGCTCACTAAAAACCTTAAACACTTAATCGAGGAAAAGATTCAAGTCCAGAAGTGGTCCCCTGAACAAGTTGCCCATGTGGTGGGGGTTGCCTACAAGACGGTCTATAACTGGATTGATCAAGGCTGGCTTGATATACAGTTGCCCGATTTACCTGATCATGGAATTCGTCGTCATCGTGCTAAAGAAAAGCGTGGTACGTTCAATCACGGCCGCTCCATTGAGGAGCGTCCTCATAAAGTCGAAACTCGCCAGGAATTCGGCCACTTTGAAGCTGATACCGTACTTTCTGGTAAACGTAAAGGTCAAGCTGTGGCTACTTTTGTGGAGCGTAAAAGTCGCCTGACAATTGTTAAACGGCTCCATGGTCGCGATAGTCGGTCCATGACTCAAGCCGTACTTGAACTAGCTAGTCAACTTCAAGGCAAGCTCAAGACGCTTACCGTGGATCATGGTAAAGAGTTCGCTAACTACCAGACAATTGAACAGCTAACAGGTACTCAGGTTTATTTTGCCCATGCTTATTCACCACATGAACGCGGTAGTAATGAAAACCGTAACCGAGTTTTGCGACGGTTTATTCCCAAGGGACAAGCCATTGAAGAACTAAGTGATTACCAACTGGTTCAAATCAATTGGTATCTGAATTCACGGCCACTTAAATGTCTTAATTGGCATACACCAATCGAGATCTTCTTGCTTAATCTACGTCACTAA
- a CDS encoding sugar-binding transcriptional regulator, with amino-acid sequence MVMRSEKLTETQLKLALRIASSYYLDKVSQTDIAKNLEISRPTVSRYLQYAVDTGMVDIRIQDPFENVGSLEQDLRTKYGLKRAIVVDQVGESYPQILEQLGQATANYLQEIVQDGDTIGLSWGRTMAAVADYLQPSNKKDVQTVYLKGTVANSSRNNYASYIAEKFNQAFSTQTLILPVPVIFDNQETRDAVLRDRFIHQIMETAATAEIALFTVGTTMDDAMLFQLGYLTAEQIAYLKQHAVGDAISQFIDRKGQVADPQLSKQTMALPIEQLKLKRHSILVAGGSTKLAALHAALVGGYASELITDLEDAKQLIEM; translated from the coding sequence ATGGTGATGCGAAGTGAAAAATTAACGGAAACACAACTCAAGCTGGCACTACGGATTGCTAGCTCTTACTATCTAGATAAAGTTAGTCAAACTGATATTGCAAAAAATTTAGAAATCTCCCGACCAACGGTTTCTAGGTACTTACAGTATGCCGTTGATACGGGAATGGTTGATATTCGAATCCAGGACCCTTTTGAAAACGTTGGTAGTTTAGAGCAGGATTTACGAACCAAGTACGGTTTGAAAAGGGCGATTGTTGTTGACCAAGTGGGTGAATCATATCCCCAGATTCTTGAACAACTGGGGCAAGCAACGGCAAACTACCTCCAAGAAATTGTCCAAGATGGTGACACAATTGGGTTAAGTTGGGGGAGGACAATGGCTGCCGTGGCAGATTACTTGCAACCAAGTAATAAAAAAGATGTTCAAACGGTATATCTGAAGGGGACGGTCGCAAATTCATCGCGAAATAACTACGCCAGCTACATTGCCGAAAAATTCAACCAAGCTTTTAGCACCCAAACCTTAATTCTTCCGGTTCCTGTCATCTTTGATAACCAAGAGACCCGGGATGCTGTTTTAAGGGACCGGTTTATTCACCAAATCATGGAAACAGCGGCTACTGCTGAGATTGCCCTCTTTACGGTTGGAACAACGATGGATGATGCAATGCTGTTTCAATTGGGGTATTTAACTGCGGAGCAGATTGCCTATTTAAAGCAACATGCGGTTGGTGATGCAATTTCCCAATTTATTGATCGTAAAGGCCAAGTGGCTGATCCGCAATTATCGAAGCAAACAATGGCGCTGCCCATTGAGCAGTTAAAATTGAAACGCCATTCAATCCTCGTGGCGGGCGGGAGTACGAAGCTAGCAGCACTTCACGCCGCCTTAGTTGGTGGGTACGCAAGCGAGTTAATTACCGATTTAGAAGATGCAAAACAACTCATAGAGATGTAA
- the deoC gene encoding deoxyribose-phosphate aldolase, which produces MEFNNYIDHTLLAPEATEEQIERIAKEAMDNNFHTVMINPYWVEKVHLLLKGSSVKTACVIGFPLGANTTKIKVAEATDAIENGADELDMVMNIGEMKSGHLDKVEQDIQAVVDVCHQNKRVIKVIIETCLLTDDEIEAAAKIVAKTGADFVKTSTGFSTQGATVHAVEIMAQAVKGTSTAVKASGGIHTPEDAQAMIDAGATRLGVSHSLAIIGKA; this is translated from the coding sequence ATGGAATTTAATAACTACATTGACCACACCCTTCTCGCCCCAGAGGCAACTGAAGAGCAAATTGAACGCATCGCCAAAGAGGCGATGGACAATAACTTTCACACGGTAATGATTAACCCCTACTGGGTTGAAAAAGTCCACCTACTTCTGAAGGGTTCTTCTGTCAAAACGGCTTGTGTAATTGGATTTCCCCTCGGGGCCAACACCACCAAAATCAAGGTTGCTGAAGCTACAGATGCCATTGAGAATGGTGCTGATGAGTTGGACATGGTCATGAACATCGGCGAAATGAAATCTGGTCACTTGGATAAAGTGGAGCAGGATATCCAAGCAGTCGTTGATGTCTGCCACCAAAATAAGCGTGTTATTAAGGTCATCATCGAAACTTGTCTCCTAACTGATGACGAAATTGAAGCGGCCGCTAAGATCGTTGCTAAGACGGGGGCTGACTTTGTTAAAACCTCGACTGGTTTCTCCACCCAAGGCGCCACCGTCCACGCTGTCGAGATTATGGCCCAAGCGGTCAAGGGGACTTCCACGGCCGTTAAAGCCTCTGGCGGTATCCACACCCCTGAGGACGCCCAAGCAATGATTGATGCGGGTGCTACCCGTTTAGGAGTCAGTCACAGTCTTGCCATCATCGGTAAAGCATAG
- a CDS encoding aldose 1-epimerase family protein, with protein MKKFNLSHEMFSAATFDLYEDDNFRVSTFKYPSGVEALKVSNSRGYLTLLPFYGLMVWDAVFDGITLKEKDGFSQPLFGKQISDTYGAFEFTSGLLANGNPSPEDNHVQHGEFATARMDHAALVVDDDTITVTSDYEYIKGFGDHYLATPSVTMRKDSGLFDIEQHVKNLSNCAPMTLQYMCHLCYAYVDNATMTSNIPDEAFQLRTSVPAHVHPTPEWTAFTKELEESGKLIDKLDDPSHYDPEIVFFSSDLTKYTDTAEFRVDLGNGHNFLTTYKTAELPIVTRWILYNGDQQVNAFALPGTCTPEGQLAAKNAGTLITLKPQEERHFHVVTGLEN; from the coding sequence ATGAAGAAATTTAACCTGAGCCATGAAATGTTTTCCGCCGCTACGTTTGACCTTTACGAAGACGACAACTTTAGGGTATCAACCTTCAAGTACCCCTCTGGTGTTGAAGCTCTGAAGGTGTCCAACAGCCGGGGTTACCTCACTCTCTTACCGTTCTATGGTTTGATGGTTTGGGACGCTGTTTTTGATGGCATCACCTTGAAGGAAAAAGATGGTTTCAGTCAGCCACTTTTCGGTAAGCAGATCTCTGACACTTACGGCGCCTTTGAATTTACCTCCGGCTTACTGGCAAACGGGAACCCCAGCCCCGAGGATAACCACGTTCAACACGGGGAGTTTGCAACGGCACGCATGGATCACGCAGCACTAGTTGTTGATGATGATACCATCACTGTTACTAGCGATTACGAGTACATCAAGGGTTTTGGTGACCACTACCTAGCCACCCCATCAGTTACGATGCGCAAGGACAGTGGCCTCTTTGATATTGAGCAGCACGTCAAGAACCTGTCTAACTGTGCCCCAATGACCTTGCAATACATGTGTCACCTTTGCTACGCCTACGTTGATAACGCAACAATGACGTCCAACATTCCTGATGAAGCCTTCCAGCTACGGACCTCCGTCCCGGCCCACGTTCACCCAACTCCAGAATGGACGGCCTTCACTAAGGAATTAGAGGAGAGTGGCAAGTTAATTGACAAGCTCGATGACCCAAGTCACTACGATCCAGAAATCGTCTTCTTCTCCTCCGACTTAACTAAATACACTGACACCGCAGAATTCCGGGTTGACCTTGGAAATGGTCATAACTTCTTAACCACTTACAAGACCGCCGAGCTACCAATCGTTACCCGTTGGATTCTTTATAACGGTGATCAACAAGTCAACGCTTTTGCCCTACCAGGAACTTGCACCCCGGAAGGCCAATTAGCCGCTAAAAACGCCGGCACTCTTATCACACTCAAGCCGCAAGAAGAACGTCACTTCCACGTTGTTACTGGTTTAGAAAACTAA
- the rbsK gene encoding ribokinase produces the protein MTHDITVIGSNMMELTTDIDRMPKLGETVSAPSFHMAFGGKGANQAYAAAQLGSSVAMISKVGSDSLGQAYLEHFQQSGIDITGVSVGNQSNGVAPCFIQGNMNSIIVVQGANSELTPDVLDQYTDLIKSSKMVILQQEISLATDYRAIDLAEQFHVPVMLNPAPANDNVDLEHITKCEFYSPNETELGRLTHLPVESIDQIKDAAHSLVDQGVKNVIVTIGSRGALWVCADHEELIPSYKVNAVDSIGAGDSFVGAFAHYYTNGEDIPTTLRHANAYAAVTVTMSGSQTSYPSAAELPQLQEQLGITVDPTQLA, from the coding sequence ATGACCCACGATATTACTGTAATTGGCTCCAACATGATGGAATTAACGACCGATATTGACCGCATGCCTAAGTTAGGGGAAACTGTTAGCGCCCCAAGTTTTCACATGGCCTTTGGGGGAAAGGGGGCTAACCAAGCTTACGCCGCCGCTCAACTAGGCTCCTCAGTGGCCATGATTTCAAAGGTGGGCTCCGACAGTCTTGGTCAAGCCTACTTGGAACACTTCCAACAGAGCGGCATTGACATTACGGGCGTTAGCGTCGGTAACCAAAGTAATGGAGTGGCGCCATGCTTCATCCAAGGCAATATGAACAGTATCATCGTGGTTCAAGGGGCTAACAGTGAGTTAACGCCAGACGTTCTTGATCAATACACCGATCTCATCAAAAGCTCCAAAATGGTTATCTTGCAACAAGAGATTTCGCTGGCAACGGACTACCGAGCCATTGACCTAGCTGAACAATTCCATGTTCCGGTGATGCTAAACCCAGCTCCCGCGAATGATAACGTTGACTTAGAACACATCACCAAGTGCGAGTTTTACTCTCCAAACGAAACGGAACTCGGTCGTCTCACCCACCTGCCGGTAGAATCTATCGACCAAATTAAAGACGCTGCCCATTCCCTTGTTGACCAAGGGGTTAAAAACGTAATCGTCACAATCGGAAGTCGAGGAGCACTCTGGGTTTGTGCGGATCATGAAGAGCTCATCCCCTCTTACAAAGTCAATGCCGTCGACTCCATCGGGGCTGGCGACTCATTCGTGGGGGCCTTTGCCCACTACTACACGAATGGTGAAGACATCCCAACTACTTTAAGGCACGCCAACGCCTACGCCGCCGTTACCGTAACGATGTCCGGAAGCCAAACCTCGTACCCATCCGCAGCCGAATTACCTCAGCTACAAGAGCAACTGGGCATCACCGTCGACCCGACTCAACTTGCTTAA
- a CDS encoding PTS transporter subunit IIC, translating to MFQDVNAFFTAFGASVVVPVMIFIIALFLKVQPKMAMMSALYAGVGLTGFGWIISEFTPVVTKIIKQMVSTTGIKLPVVDIGWQAGSLASFGSTVGLAFFVFGLLFELLIFALGITKVFMASNLWNNFGFMIWGTMAYYVTHNFWLSMGLSFFMLLYSLVLAEVQADRWSDYYGVKNATVAAPHNIEQTIPAILLDPLWNLLGFNKVKVTPEYFKNKLGVFGEPTTLGALLGLIIGILGNLHSLGTIKAWGQILQFAVQLAAVMTIFPLVTGVFAKAFAPLAEEIDKNRKKEVAEQGKEIDAIHDKKRWFLGVDDGVGYGEPATIIAGVILIPIIVVIAFILPGNRTLPVVDLISLPFMVESIVAVTRGNILKVIANGIVWFSLGLYASSWLGTIYTGTVSHNGVAIPAGVVLITSFNLIARPVNALIFAAFISQNPVWIGLCIVIYLVALYGLRRYRPQIWSYLNRMAEKNAK from the coding sequence ATGTTTCAAGATGTCAATGCCTTTTTTACGGCGTTTGGGGCTAGCGTTGTCGTCCCGGTGATGATTTTTATCATCGCCCTTTTCTTAAAGGTTCAACCCAAAATGGCAATGATGAGCGCCCTTTACGCCGGGGTGGGGCTGACGGGTTTTGGTTGGATCATTTCAGAATTCACACCGGTGGTCACTAAGATTATTAAGCAGATGGTGAGTACTACCGGAATTAAACTCCCGGTGGTCGACATTGGCTGGCAAGCCGGGTCTCTAGCTAGCTTTGGGTCAACTGTAGGCCTGGCTTTCTTTGTGTTCGGGCTTCTGTTTGAATTGCTGATCTTTGCCTTGGGAATCACTAAAGTCTTTATGGCCTCTAACTTATGGAACAACTTTGGTTTCATGATTTGGGGGACGATGGCCTACTATGTTACCCACAACTTTTGGTTGTCGATGGGGTTGTCCTTTTTTATGCTCCTGTATTCCTTAGTGTTGGCGGAAGTTCAGGCAGATCGATGGTCAGATTACTATGGGGTCAAAAACGCTACGGTGGCGGCCCCGCATAACATTGAGCAGACCATCCCGGCAATTCTTTTGGATCCACTGTGGAACCTACTCGGCTTCAACAAGGTTAAGGTGACTCCGGAATACTTTAAGAATAAGTTAGGCGTGTTTGGGGAACCGACGACCTTAGGGGCGTTGTTAGGGTTAATTATCGGTATCCTAGGGAATCTCCATAGTTTAGGAACTATCAAAGCTTGGGGACAAATCCTCCAGTTTGCCGTGCAGCTAGCTGCCGTAATGACAATTTTCCCGCTGGTGACCGGAGTCTTTGCCAAAGCCTTCGCGCCATTGGCTGAAGAGATTGACAAGAATCGCAAAAAGGAAGTGGCTGAGCAAGGAAAAGAAATCGATGCTATTCACGATAAAAAACGGTGGTTCCTTGGTGTTGATGATGGGGTTGGTTACGGGGAGCCAGCTACAATCATTGCCGGGGTGATTCTAATACCGATTATTGTGGTAATCGCCTTCATCTTACCGGGGAATCGGACTCTACCGGTAGTTGATTTAATATCGTTGCCCTTCATGGTTGAATCGATCGTCGCCGTTACTCGTGGCAATATTTTAAAGGTGATTGCCAACGGAATTGTTTGGTTCTCATTGGGGCTGTACGCCTCCAGTTGGTTAGGAACTATCTACACCGGTACGGTTTCTCACAATGGGGTGGCGATTCCAGCCGGGGTAGTCTTGATTACTAGCTTCAATCTAATTGCCCGGCCGGTAAACGCCCTTATATTTGCGGCCTTTATTTCCCAGAATCCGGTTTGGATTGGGCTTTGTATCGTTATCTACTTGGTAGCGTTGTATGGGCTTCGCCGGTATCGACCACAAATTTGGTCTTATTTGAACCGGATGGCGGAAAAGAATGCAAAATAA
- a CDS encoding LacI family DNA-binding transcriptional regulator → MEKLTINDIAKLAGVSTATVSNFLNHNYGKMSAKTRAHVAKIITEHNYHPNSVARDLAKNDNKTIGVSIADITNPFSATVLSGISAVFNQAGYRMIFTNADNDQDTETSNILRLQAQNVAGIIIDPVNPDNPIYQTLSNNDIVMFDRQMETLTFDSVATNNTEAVEEMTKRMIIAGYDELYFVSWPLEKVSTRIKRYQGFLRAIRYPDGTHLIPVPYPGQSESLVTFQTQIKRIMEQRGNKKVGFFTMNASVFVQLLQTMQHNNYTYPTDYGVATYEEFDWMTVMRPGISCIRQDSRRIGTDAAKLLKKKLETKEGGVPTTHIIPTTLIIRDSF, encoded by the coding sequence GTGGAAAAACTAACAATTAACGACATTGCCAAACTAGCGGGGGTTTCAACGGCCACCGTCTCCAACTTTCTAAACCACAATTACGGCAAGATGTCTGCCAAAACTCGTGCCCACGTGGCTAAAATTATCACTGAACATAACTACCACCCCAATAGCGTCGCCCGCGATCTCGCAAAAAACGACAATAAAACAATTGGGGTTTCAATTGCTGACATCACCAATCCCTTCTCCGCCACCGTCCTTTCTGGAATCTCGGCGGTTTTTAATCAAGCGGGTTACCGGATGATCTTCACCAATGCTGATAATGATCAGGATACCGAAACTAGCAATATCCTACGGCTCCAAGCTCAAAACGTGGCTGGTATCATCATTGATCCAGTTAATCCCGACAATCCAATTTACCAGACTCTCTCCAATAACGACATCGTGATGTTCGACCGCCAGATGGAGACTCTAACCTTTGATTCCGTCGCCACCAATAATACGGAGGCAGTTGAAGAAATGACCAAGCGGATGATAATTGCAGGCTACGACGAACTCTACTTTGTCTCTTGGCCACTAGAAAAGGTCAGTACCCGTATCAAACGGTACCAGGGCTTTTTACGTGCCATACGTTACCCTGACGGTACCCATCTAATTCCGGTCCCTTACCCTGGTCAATCAGAATCGCTAGTAACTTTCCAAACCCAAATCAAACGGATCATGGAGCAGCGCGGGAATAAGAAAGTGGGTTTCTTTACGATGAACGCTAGCGTCTTTGTCCAACTACTGCAAACCATGCAACACAACAACTACACCTACCCGACCGATTACGGGGTCGCCACCTACGAAGAGTTTGACTGGATGACCGTCATGCGTCCCGGGATCTCTTGCATCCGTCAGGACTCCCGGCGAATTGGGACTGACGCCGCGAAACTCTTGAAAAAGAAGTTAGAAACTAAAGAAGGTGGCGTTCCAACCACCCACATCATTCCAACGACCCTGATTATTCGCGATAGCTTTTGA